The Rissa tridactyla isolate bRisTri1 chromosome 1, bRisTri1.patW.cur.20221130, whole genome shotgun sequence DNA segment atttcccactcctcctcctcccactcttGACAGCTTTGTGGTATTCCAGGCAGCTTTCATAGAGCTGTCCCTGAAACCACTCCAGCCCCTTTCCTGGATCACAATCCACCAGAGCCCAGTCACGCACGCGTTCTCCCAAAGCCCTCCTTCCACTACACATTGCAGCTGCCAAGACTGAATTAGCCCTCGTGGAGCGACTGAAATTTCAAGCCACCGTGAGCATCTGAACAAGACTGACCGTAACTCACCTGCGATAGAAAAGCACGAAGGCACAGCGACTGCCTCCTCACACACCTACCACAtcagcgcacacacacacgcgcggtGCTTGGCAGTCCATCCAGCCCAGACCAGGGGAAGCACAGCAGCCACGACCCTGGCGCCCACCACCCTGCTGGGGTCTACTGTGCTCCCAGCCCGCCTGGGGGCAAACACCGATCCAATGCCACCAAGCAGCACGACAGCACCGGGGGGAAGGGGGTGCTGCATGGGGCAACGCGTGTGCATGCATGGGGAGATTGGGTGGGCTGCAGCTGGGTGatgttgggggcggggggggggggaattgcaGGAGCTGCATCAAGGAGTGGGGGGGGGATTGCGTAGGCTGCAccagggggttgggggggattGTGGGGGCTGCACTGGGAGCTTATGGGGAAGCACGGCGCGGGGGGAGGGTgagaggcggggggagggagaggagcggTGTATGGAGGCCACGCAGGGAGAATATGCGTGGTGGCtgtgggggaagaggggggacTGTGGGGGTGCGTggagggggaatgggggggggcgcggagaggggatggggagggtgggggggcgcggagaggggatggggggggcacaCTAGGGGGACTGgggaggagggctgagggggcGGCACCGAGGAggccacggggctggggggggggccgcaCCGGGCGATCGTTGTGAGCTACGCTAGGGaacgagaggaggaggaggagggagggaggaggaaggagaggaagagcgGTGGCGGCGGCCACACCGGGgcgatgcggggggggggggggggtgtacgATGAGTTTGCGGGCGTCTCACCGGGCACCCGCGACCCCTCAGGCCCTCCCCGCGCCCACCGCAGCCGCCCCGGCTCGGCGGCCAGCCTGCCCCCGCCACGTCTTACCTCCCGGCGGACGGGCGGGACTCAGCTCGGCCCGTCAGAGTGAGGAGGGGTCGGGTCaggccctgccccgctgccccgcgGGCGCCGGCAGCGGCGCGGGGGCGCTGAGGGCCTCAGGAGCCCATGGCGACGCCGGGCCCAGCCCGGCCCTCCGCGCCTGCGCACGGCACGCCAGGCCACGCCCACtcccccgcgccgcgccgggcgggcggggcggcgagAGAACAGGGTGACGTAACCGCCCCCCTCTTAAAGGGGCCGCACTGCCCTCGGGAAGAGTTCCTTCCCCGGACAGGTTTGCGCCTCTacctcagggattttttttcaccaaaaactGCGAGGAAAGACACACGTATAGGTGTTGGAAAGCAAAGCCGTAGCTCCGTTCAAGCCAGAAAAAGGGATTTTCCacctaaaaatagaaaaaaaaactctaaaaaaaaagaccccaaaccaaGCGTTTAATACACAAGGAAAGCGCGGGAGGAGGTGACAACCTGTCAGAAAGTCTCGGTGAGGCTTCCCCTTGCTTCTTTAGAGGCGTGCTTGAGCTCTTCTTTTGCAAGAGATGGACCTGCTAACCCCCTGTCTCCCAAAATGGGGGTGCGCTTCCCTCCGCTCCCAAAAAAGAGCTTCCACCCAACAGCCAGGGACCTCTCCTGAAGCCACCCCGATGAAGGTTCCACTGCCTCCACCACGACCACGCGGGCAGTGGAGCAAAGGCACCACACAGAGATGAGTGTCACCTTCCACCTAGGCAACGCTCCTCTTCCTCACCGAAAACAAGATTTAGAAGGGAAAAAGTCCAGCTTCATTTTGATCCCTCCAAAATACACTCAAAATGGAGGCAGGACCAAGGCGGGATAGAGGCAACAGGACAATACTCCCATACCCCTGaaccaccttcctcttcctctccctccaacTCCTCTCATCTGAAGAGCTGGAAAGGAAGGAGCTTCTCTTCCTGCTCAGCTGGTAGAGAACAGGATCACCAAGATCCACCACTGATTTTTCAGAAACACCTGCTGGGAATAATTTTCAAGAGTTTTTACGTAGCCTGCAGGAAAGAGGCCTCTCGTCTGGATAATGCAGGGAAGCATAACCACAGGAGcagtgatttagaaaaaaaaaaaaaattagtattaaaatTTAGTAATTTATTGTCAGACACATCAGGCAACCAAAGGAGgagaaacccaaacaaaccacaccaGCACAGACACCAGAGCAGCAGGTGCCGCTTTACCACGAGCTCAGCACGTTTGCTGCTGATGGGTGCTTGGGGCTGCTGCTCTCACCCCTCTCCGTCCCCTTCCTCCGTGAtttgagaagaaagcaagcaagaaaatacaaaatcCGGGGTCCACCTCTGTCGCGCTCAGTGCACACCCAAAGCCAGCGGCGTGGAGAGGTCCCATCCCACTCCTCCTGAAGGCCCGACGCACGGGACACTGGGGACTCGAATCCAGGAACCGAGAGATCCTGCATCGGATTTCACGTAGCTCTCACCCTTCCAAGGCTGCAACTGCAGAGAAcagctcagatttatttttaggCGCTCCGGCCCTGTGCCTTTTTTCCAGTAATTCTCATCAAACTCATTCCTGGAACTCGGGAACAGGTTCGGCTGCAAGACAGCGCTTCCTGCGCGATAAGCCGTCACTCCCAGCAAGGATgccagggaaggaagaaatgacAGATGCTGGTGTCACTTTATCATTTTCTACTTTATTACTTCAAATTAACAACCACGATAAAGCTCAAAAAAGTCCAAtatttacacaggaaaaaagtacaaaatcccccccaaagttcttcaggtttttttttgttttttttaaattacaaagtaataaaaagttttgctctttaattaaaaaaaagagagagacagtaAAGAGGGgtaaataaattaggaaaaaaatagggaggaaaaataaagtgttaaatagaaaggataaaaacaaacaaaacaaagactaaCCCCACCCTCCCCGCCCTGCCAACAACCCATCGGCTCCACACTAGTGACAGTGTGTCTGCTACAGGCCATAGGTCGCAGTGGTGATCATTGTGTTTCAAAGCCCCAAGTGCCACGAAGCAGCTTGAGTATtcctaaattatattttaaaaaacaaaacaaaacaaaacagctaaagttgggggggggaagagggggggggagacgggtgggagagggcaggaagggaTTGTGCATGTACGGTGGATCTTACTTGGGGTTGcatgagggaaggagagagagcaaGAGCCGCCGCTCTGAAAGAACACCAAACTCCAGTTTCTGTGCGCCCCTCTCTTCTCCTCAAGTCCCACACTCTCTCCGCAGGAATTAAaacaagttttaattaaaaaaaaaaaataaaaatagaaaaacacgCACAGCCAGACGAAAAAAAGACCCCGCTGCAGGGATGGGAAGTGGGTTCTcgtctccctgtctttcagctcCAGCCTTCCCATCCTCCATGGGACCAGGTGCCTCCCCATAGAGATCCCTCGGCGCGTGAGGACCGCTCGGATCAGGGAAGTCTGGCACTTCTCCCAACAGCCAAAAACAACCCACAGAGAAGCCACCCGAGGAAAAGGAAGCCCAAGTCAATGATTAGGCCGTTGCCACAATTCCCCTCACAGCTTAAAATTCATTTAATGcttgagaaaataaattctgttataataataaaaatcagacttCTACCATCAAGTGTGGATAGAATCCGATTCCCTCCTGGCCGACAAGGCTcctggaaaaaacaagcaaaaaaaccaaaaaaacacaaacaaacaaaaaaaaaccccaccaacccccCCACAATCCCCTGccctcagaaaaaaaggagagcaaagtTAAAATTTATATGGCTAGAAACcataatatttgaaaatttaaaaaaaaaaaaaaaagcagaagatatccaagaagaagaaggaaaaaaaaaaaaaaaaacggaaaaaaaaaagaaagagaaaccaaagcCAGGAGCAGAGAGTCAGGAGAGGCAGCTGGGGTAGGCAGTGGGGGCTGCGGTAGGGCCGGGGTGGCATGGGGGGGGGCAGCGGAGGTGTTCCCGCACGGCTCCCACGTCGTCAGCTTCTCGGAGGCGCTCGCTCACGCTGGGGGACGCAGGCGGCCCTCTCGGAAACGGCTCACGCCAGCACGGGGGCACAGCTCGACTCCTCGTCGTTggcaaaaagaaattctgttggggtttttttgtttgtttttttgtctttttttttttttagttttttgtttgtttttttgggttttttgttttttaaaagaaaaaaatacagtgaagacACTAGAAacagggggggagggaaaaaaaaaaagaaaaaggaaagaggacaTTAGAAGAAAAGGCTATTCCCAACAATTCCAATGACAACTGGAGCGTAACAAATCAAATCATCCCTTTCTTCTACACTCCTGCCACCCCTCAGAGTTACCTTGTCCAGCTACTGTTGTTTCCTCTGCAAGAGGCACTCGCTAGCTGTGCAAAGTCTCGCACACTTGATTACATGCGCAGCACTCGCCTCCCCAACACTATCACACTGCCAGAAAAGCATTCATTAGGAACTAAGGAAACAGCTCCCCAGCCCAACACCTTCTCTACCTTCCCTACCCTCCTGCAGAAATGGGAGCCACCTTCACGCCCAAGATAATCCATCCCCCCAAGGCTTTGGCAGCCAACCTTACTCTTCCCTCTGAAGCCAAAAACTATCTCAAAGTAAAGCGAAGGGAAAGGAAACGTACCAATCCCCCTCACCAAGATCAAAGCTTTAACCTAGTCCCTAATGCCAGCAATTCTCTCCTTGGGGGATCCCAGGCACAGAGGATAGGCTCACCTAAGCAAACACTGGTCCAGTGGCAATTGCTCCTCACTTCCCAAGGTGATCAAATGGCACACTTGTCTACAAAATAAGAGGAATAATAAGTAAGggatagaaaggaagaaaaaaaggcatgaagGACACCAAAACAGAACGGCTGCATGTTTCTCTCAGGATACCCTCCCTCCCAAGAGTTTACTGTTCCACTTCTCCAAATCACTGCGGTCTGGAAGATGATGAAGGCTTACTAGGAGCAAAGAAAAGCTAAGATGACAGTACTGAGTATGGCTTCCAGAAAATAGGTAACTGGAGAGCCAAGGCATAACCTGGTATCACTCCCCTCACCACACAGTAGAAGCTCACGTCAGCTCCAGCAGATCAGGTAAAAACTGCTGTGGGGCCCTTAGTCCTTCTGGGACACCCAGGCCAAGGCCATGAACTTGGCAGCAGAGACTCACCTGTGATGCTGAAATCCGTGACACTTCTTGCCGCCCTGTGAGGTCAGATGAGGAGACATTGGCAGGAGCTCCTCGGTGTAACCTCATGCTGACCTTCCGCTCCCTGTCCACTCTTGAGATTGCTCTGGGGGACGTGTTTCCTGTCGGGGCAGAGAAATGCAAGAGTATCAGTGAATAGTTTTGGTTTCCAGCCAACGACAGGGGTGGCAccctcccccagctctcccaccctaCTCACCGGACTGTTGGATTCgggaggtgggggtggaggcCATGGGCTCGGTGACATTGCGAAGACGGTTGGCAGTGGCTCCAGCAggcgggccggggggcagcgCTCGTGTGGCTGAACCCCGGAGTTGCCCCATCCTCTCTTCTCGCTCGTGCTCTCGCCGCTCCCGATCCATATCCTCGGGGTTCCGGGCTGCTCCctgaggaaaagagaaatccCCATGCCATGCATGGCAGTCAGGCAGGAgagacagcagcagccccagacAGAAAACACACAGTGCTCCATCACACCAAGAAAGCGAAGCTCCATCCCCAAAACACGTTCTCCCTCCACAATTTTCCACTCCATGAAAGAGAATGAGGCCCTCTCTGGGTGAAGAAACGGGGACGAAAGCATATAGTGGATATTGCAATCCACATCTGTGTCCCACCTCCAAACATAGCTCTCTCCTGAAAAAATTGTCTCTACCTACCTACAGCTATAGATCTATCGACACACATGCTCCATCAGACACATTCACTAATACAACAGCAGCTATACTTCCCGGTTAGTACCACCAAATAACTCTGCGTCTTTTCACTCCTCCTGGTCCCCTTTCTCAAGTTGCTCACCAGGGTAAGCACAAATGGGGGAGGGAATTTGGAAACTGCCTGCCATCTCCATGGTATGAATCAacccctgcccctccagccctttccccccccacacacacactcacaaatTTAAGCATGTTCCAGTCAAAGACGTAGTCGTAGGAGAAGCCTTGGCGGTGGAAGAGGTTGCGGAAGAGTTGCCGCAGATATGAGTAGTCTGGTTTATCATCAAACCTCAGTGAGCGGCAGAAGTTGAGGTATGTCGAGAActcagctggagaaagcagaaaacagctgGCTGTTGAACACCATCCCAACCCCCTGGGTCCCACCACAGAGCCACTGTAGCATTTCATCAGCAGTGTGCTGGACCAGGGCGGACACAGAGCTGCGTAATGAAAACAGAGCCTGCTGGTTGCAGTGCCTTGGCCACCGATAAGATCCCATCCCTATTTAAAAACAGGGAATGCTCACGCATCTCTCTCTTCTGGCTGTTTCTTCAAGCAAGAGGTAGCAAGTCACAGAGCCTGCTGGAGGCAAGTAGGAATGCAGCCCTAAAAAACAGGCTGAGGTGAGCTTTGGGAAGCCAGGCCTACATGGTGTGAAGATGAGCAAGGCAGTTCAGAGCAGCGGCACAAACAAGATGGGATGTGAATTCTGAAAGGCTAGTTCTGCTCAGCTCAGACCAGACCAGAAGTCCTCCTAGTCCAGTAGCCTGTCTTGAGCAGTGGTCAGAAGTAGACAGCTCCAGAAGAGAAAGACCAGGGCAAGCATGTCCGACACTTACATTGACATTATCCCAGTTCCCACCTATTTTCAGCTTAGGGAACTTCCTGATCTGGAGGTACTTTCTAATTATTTAATAACCCTCAGCAGAACTCTCTTCCTTGTATCTATCCGATCTCTCCTTGGACTACCATAAGTTTTAAGAATCCACATCATCTTCCGGGAAGGAGTTCCACACATCTGCTACTGGCTGTGTGAAGAACCACATCATTTTGTTCTGAAGCTGGCGGGAAccagttttgtttctcttccagtaCAAAAGCTGGGGACACCAAATAATCAACTCCCATCCAAACTTCTGGAGGCACAGCGAGAGTGTAGACTTCTATCACCACTCTAATCACCTCTTTTCCAGGTTCTAGCCCACTCACTTGTTGCTTGTATAGAAATCACCTCACCTCTGATCACCCTTCTGGCCCTTTCCTGGACATTCTTCCTGTTCTACTGCATCCTTTCTGAAATAATGGGATGGACCAGAGCTGCACACTGCATGCAAGGAACGAGTGGGCTATGGCTTTATGCACACTGGTTGTACTTTTTGCTTTCCTAGTAATCCCTAACACCTGATGCACTTTCCTCAGCAGCCATAAAGCACAAAGTTGATGGTTTCACACAAATATCTATTGTAACTGCAACAGCTCATTGGCAAGTGGCACTGGTCAGTTCAGAGCCTACTATCCTGCATGTGACATGAGGATCAAGCCTTCCGCTCTCCCATCACATAGTTACTCCACATTTACCTACAAAGAACTGCATTTGCCACTTCATTGCCTGGTTATTTCTGGAATTCATTACAGTTGACCCTCATCTTCATTACGCATAACAACTCAGGATCATCAGCACACCTTCTCACCTCACTGCccagcccctttccaggctgtttCTGAGGTCCTCAAGATCCCTCTCAGCACCCTCATGCCCTCACTAACACAAAGCTCAACTCTCCATAAAAACCATCTTTCCGACTTCTGAACCAGAGCTGTACCACCACTGGTCTATTAACCTTCTCATCACTGGTGTCAGCACCCCATTCTGGTCTGGGGGTACTGGGCTTAACTTAAGTTCCCTCAGGACTTAAGACTCCATGGGGTTTCAGCAGGAGAGCAAGCCATGCACCAGACAAGACAGCTATAAAGATCAGAGCACTTACAAGGGTACCCTTTGCAGAGCACCTCAATGGGCGTTGACATCTTTTTCTCGCTGATCCTCTCGTACTTTTGGCGCTTGGTGGCAGCCTTGAGGCCCTGCCACGGCAGCGAGCCCAGGTTGAAATACATGAGCACGTAGCCCAGGCTCTCCAGGTCATCACGGCGACTTTGTTCTGTGGGAGGAAGTTACACAGGGGCAAGAAGTGAACAACAACGAAAACTGCTTTGGTAATCACACAGCTTTGGAGGTGAAcatggaacaaaagaaaaaaaccccctctcTTCTTTGGTAGATTTCTATAGATAGACAAACTTGTAGAAGACATTCCAGTACAAATTCCTGCGGGGATGTTCATACTGCCAGAGTTAAAGCACTCCTCTCCCCATACAGCCCAACCCACTTCATAAATGAATAATTACTCTGACTACCTCCTCACTTGGACAAGCCTTAATTCACACAAGAATTCAACAGCTCAAGAAGTGCTGCAGCAACACTGCCTACTTTCCCAGTCCCAGAGGAAGGGCACCTACACTTCTCCACCCAGAATGATACTTTACCCTGGGGATTAGTCATGGCAGAGGTAGGCAGGGAAAGACAAAGTTAAGAGAGGTAAGCCCAGCACAACCATTTTAAACACATCTTCTAATTAACCTCCTGAAATTCTTTACACAGGGAAGAAACGAGGAACTAGCGACCCGTTCTTGTGGTTAATGACTTTGTTGATAGTTTAGAGACGCCTAACATGTAACAGTGTGCAAAGATCTTTCTGAACTGGTGGCACTTTTCAAGCCGTGGAAGAAAGAGGCATGAATTGAGAGGTATACTTAGAACAAAAGGTTCCCCTCCAAATGGGGAATGACTGTGTAACTGGCATCACTACTAACTCTACTTCAGAGTAAGGGCTGCCCTTAATATGCCGTTGTAAGGGCCTACTTTAAGATGcttatttatgaaacaaaaaaaattgtttcccaaACAAAAACATTCTACATTGAACTTGTTCTCTGGAACGGCCATGCTATTTTAAGTTGCAAGTTAGCTCAAGACGGAGTTGATGCAGAATCTCAGCAACTGAAAATGTTGACTGGTTAACTTGCGAAactcctcccagctcctccaacACACAAATTCATCTACAAATTTTGCCAAGAAGCTCTTGTCCCTGTTCCCCACCCAAATAAACTAAACGCTATGAAAAAAGTACTTTACACAGATAACAGAGAGGCAAAATATGGCTTGAGGGAGAGCACAGGGGTAGAAGAAAGACTAAAGAGATTAATTTATTAGATTCATTTACTACTACAGCACGTTTTGCTGGATTCAGTGCCATGTCCTAGAAGATGCTGCAGATTACGTATTGGTCTGTGGGTTAATTCTCACTATCAGTTACATGCTACCACCTGCCCCATCCAAAGGCCGGTAGATTATTACAGCTTACTCTGCTAGCTGGACTGAATCCTGTCGAAGGAATAGCTGTAGCAGGTCACAGATCTAGATGTCCAGATGTACCGATGCAAGCTGTGGGTCATCATGGGCCTCTTTCCTCCTGCATGCCTCTCACGACCTCCTAGTGTTTTTGAGGACTAGGAGGCTtggcaaattaaaaatattaaggggaaaaaaaggcacggtggttgcagaagaaaaggaaggtgtCAGCACTCCATAACTGAGTGGAGGAGAGACCTTTTGGTTCAAAGCACGTGAAATGCCATAAAAATGCCATGTTCCAAGACAGGAGTAGAGGAGAAAGCAGACATGCAGATCCCCGAAGTGTCCTTCTTGGAGGCTGcagaaataacagcattttttgACCTAACTTACTGCCTCACGCTGCCCACTTTAAAGGGGATAATACTTCCTAATCTTATCAGGCTGCTGCCAAAGATAACTACAGGACTGTCTGGGGGATGCTTAGATGCTATGAAGGTAGAAGGGAAAAGAATCCCCCAATTTTGCATTTAGCCCAAGGCTGGGACACGTGTACTCTCAGAGGGCTGCAATTACACAGCAcgcatacaaaataaataaaactaagcaATATTTGATAGTGACCTACATCCTGAGACAGGAGGCCTGTGGAAATAGGAGTCAGAAGAATGCACATCCAGGGCCTGAAAGCACAAGTGACAAAGGTAACCTCAATCCTGCAATTTGCCAGCCCTCAACTTATCTGTGCTGAAGCTTTAAAGCCTGTAACTGGGTTCCCTGTCTGGAGCATGGGAGTGCCCCTCAGAGGAGTAGGGAAAGACAGGGCGGGAACCAGAGAAACCTACCGAACAGACAAATCAGCCTTTTGGAAATAAATCAGGATCTTGCCTCCAAAATCGTGCTTGAGCTCCACACTGCTTAAAGTAGGCTGGACCACACATCACTATTTGCATGGAGCACAGCAGCTTGGAGCACAGCCACCGACCCCATCCAGAACAAGAGGAGATGTTCTGCGAACATATGCTTAGGCACAGTCCTAGTGATTTTGGGAAGGCCAGAATTAAAAGACTTGAGTTTAGGGAGACTGAAGTCAGCAGGGGATGCTACATTCCTTACTGGAGGCGAGGAGAGGGGTTACAAAAATCTGTAATTGTAGCCCACTTAAACAATTTCAGTGAGATTCAAATCCACGAGGAGCTTGAAGCAGAACATACTGGGTCACACCTGTCAAGCTACCTGAAAACACTGTAGCCATCTTTCACCTCTGACCCTGACTAAAATATCCTGAATGAATCATCCTTGGAAGATGGTGAAGAACTACAGCTCCTACCTCCCATTTCTTTGTTTCATCTTCAGTTACTATTACATGTCTCCAAGCTATCTCcaaatttattactttttttagcCTGGCCTCATATGCCAACAGCCACAGGATACTAGGTAACATTAGACAGCAAAAGTGGAGTAATTAAttagttagaaaaaaaagttcaCCTCTACACACCAAAAGAACGTTATTTAACATCACCACTTTCCACTTTTAGAAGCTTGACAATCATTGACTAACTCTCACAGCGTGCCTGCAACGCAGGCAGAAGATCTCACTTTACAGtttgagaagagaaagagaaacacaAGTGACGTCAATGCGTGCCCAGAGCAGGTCAGTCCAGAAGCACGAATACAGTCATGACCTGTGACACCACATCACACTTCCTCTCTCCgttttatttcagcttctcagCTCTCCTACAAGAGATGAGGGACTGCTACTTTTATTATAAGACACTCATc contains these protein-coding regions:
- the CSNK1E gene encoding casein kinase I, translating into MELRVGNKYRLGRKIGSGSFGDIYLGANIATGEEVAIKLECVKTKHPQLHIESKFYKMMQGGVGIPSIKWCGAEGDYNVMVMELLGPSLEDLFNFCSRKFSLKTVLLLADQMISRIEYIHSKNFIHRDVKPDNFLMGLGKKGNLVYIIDFGLAKKYRDARTHQHIPYRENKNLTGTARYASINTHLGIEQSRRDDLESLGYVLMYFNLGSLPWQGLKAATKRQKYERISEKKMSTPIEVLCKGYPSEFSTYLNFCRSLRFDDKPDYSYLRQLFRNLFHRQGFSYDYVFDWNMLKFGAARNPEDMDRERREHEREERMGQLRGSATRALPPGPPAGATANRLRNVTEPMASTPTSRIQQSGNTSPRAISRVDRERKVSMRLHRGAPANVSSSDLTGRQEVSRISASQTSVPFDHLGK